A region of the bacterium HR11 genome:
CGGAAGCTCGGGGGCTGGCGGGAGGGACGCCCGAATGTCTTTTAGGGTCACGGGCCGCTCGATGCCCGGCAGGGGGACCGGCGGGGCGTGCCGGAGGGCATGGTGGATGCAGGCCATCACGACGAGCAGACGGTCCCACTCGCCGGCCTCGTATAGCCGCTGGCCCTCCGGGAGAAGGGCCTCGGCCGCCCGGACGTCGTAGCCCTTCTGGCCCATCGCCCGAACGAGGGCCTCCGTCGGACGGACGACGACCCCCGTATCGGTCACGAGCTCCCAACGGCGGCGGATCTCCTCCACTCGCTTTGACCGTTCCTCCATCCCCGACCGTTCCATAGGCGTCCTGGGGCATTTCGGAAATTCCCATCGGCGGCAGTTTCTATATAATATCGTCGGTGGTGGGCATTGGGGAGCGGGGTCCTGAAGGGGTCGACCCCGAACGCCGTACACCTACCACCCAAGACCTAACACCGATTGCCTCAGGAGTCGGACGATGGACGAGACGACCGTCAAGGACGAGGCCGCTTTAAAAGAAGAGCTCCGGAAGCGCATCACGAAGGCCCGCGTGGCCGAGCCCGACAAGGACGAAAAGAGCCGGGTCATCATGGAAAAGGTCTTCGCCCTGCCGGCCTTCCAGGAGGCCCGGGTCGTCCAGTTTTACATCGACGCCGCCAGCGAGGTCCGGACCCGAAGCTTCATCCCCAAGGCGATGGAGCTGGGTAAAAAGGTCATCGTCCCCTACTGCACGAAGGACGAACAGGGCGACGACATCCTCAGGCTCTTCCCCCTGACGAGCTTCGACGAACTGGAGGTCGGGGCCTTCAACATCCTGGAGCCCAAGGTCAGCCTCCGGGACTTGCCCGACCGGCAGTGGGACGTCCGGGACGTCGACTTCATCATCGTGCCCGGCGTCGTCTTCGACCGGCGGGGCGGCCGGATCGGCCACGGGTGGGCGTACTACGACAAGCTGTTGCGTCTGGCCCGGCCCGACTGCTGGCTCGTCGGCATCGCCTACGAGTGCCAGGTCGTGGACTACGTCCCGATGGGGCCCCACGACGTGTACATGGACCTGGTCGTGACGGAGCAGAACATCTATGAGGGCTTGCGGCTGAAGGAGCGGCGTCGATGAGCCGGTCTCTCCTGGACCTCGTCGAGGACACCTACGTCGAGGCCTTTCGGAGCGTCTATGCGGCCGTCCTGATCACGGCCCGGGACAAGACGTGGCTCGACCATGCCGTCGCCGCCGTCACGGGCCACGCCTCGAGTACGATCATGTGCGACTGCGAGGCCGGCCTCGACCGTTACGTCTACGAAGGGACGCCGGACGGCCGCATCGGGGCCATCGTCCAGTTCCACGTCCCCAAGTTCCGGAAGGACCACGTGCGGGCCTTGGAACTCACGCTGATCCGCCGCCTCGGCCAGGACGTCCTGACGTGTCCGACGGCCGCCGTCTGGAACGTCCTCCCGACCCAGAACGCCTTTCCTATCGGCCGGAAGTTGGCCTTCTTCGGCGACGGCTACCAGGAGCGGGTCCGCCTGTACGACCGGGACGTGTGGCAGGTCCCCGTCATGGGCGGCGTGTTTCTGGCTGAGGAGCTGATCGGCTACGCCGACGGCCTCATGGGCGGGATGCTGTGGCTGTTGGCCGAAGACCTCGACGCCGGTTTGGCCGCCGCCGAGAAGGCCGTCGAGGCGATCCGCCATGGGGCGCCCGGCGTCATCATGCCGTTTCCCGGCGGCATCACGTGGTCCGGCTCGAAGGCCGGGAGCCGGTACAAGTTCCTGTTCGCCTCGACCAATCACCCCTTCTGTCCGACCCTGCGGGACCGCATCCCGGACTCCCGCGTGCCCGAGGGCGTCCGGGCCATCCTGGAGATCATCATCAACGGGGAGAGCGTCGAGGCCGTCGCCCGGGCCATGCGGGTCGGCATGCAGGCCGTCCGGGACTGTCCGGGCCTCGTCCGCATCTCGGCGGGCAACTACGGGGGCCGCCTGGGGAAGACCAAGATTTACCTGCGGGAGTTGGTGCAAGGGATAGAGGGAGGTAGGGAGATAGGGAGATAGGCAGATGGGCAGTCGGCAGATGGGCAGATAGGGAATCGCCGTTCGTCATTTTCTATGCTGGGAGCGCCGGTATCCTTGCCGGCCGACGGACAAGCGGGAAGTATAGGAAGGGAGGTAGGGTTCCCTAAGAGTCTATCTCACAAATCCATCTCCCTATGGGAGAGACCTGGAAGAGGGTCTTCGTTTCTACTCCCTTTGCCCGCTGGGAGAGAGGCATCGAGGGTAAGAGCCCGGGCATCGGATTGATGAGATCCCATTCGCCATTCGCTCCCTGGGGTCTCGGCGATGGCTTTTCCCCTGGCCCATCTGCCGACCTGCCCACCTGCCCAATGCTGGGAAAAATCGGCCTCCCCGAAGGGTCGGAAGGGCCGAATCCATCCGGATTCACGGGCCGAACGGCCCTGTGATTTCAGGTCCCCCGCCATGAAGCTCCTCGTCAGCGTGGTCGACCCGGAAGAAGCGCAGACGGCCCTCGCCGCCGGGGTCGACATCTTGGACGTCAAGAACCCGGCGGAAGGCTCCCTGGGGGCGCCCTCGCCGGAGACCGTCCGGCGTATTCGGGCGATAACGCCGCCGGTCGTCCCCCTCAGCGTGGCCATCGGAGACATGCCGAACCTGCCGGGCACGGCCGCCTTAGCCGCCTATGGAGCCGCTCGCCTCGGGGCGACTTACGTGAAGGTCGGCCTGTGGGGCGTCTCGACGGAGGCCGAGGCCTGGACCCTCCTCCGAGCCGTCCAGGCGGCCTGTGCCGAATTCCCGACCGTCCGGGTGATCGCCTGCGGATATGCCGATGCCGACCGGCTTCCCCACCGCCCCCTGCCGCCCCTCTGCCTGCCGGCCGTCGCCCGAGCCGCCGGCGTGCACGGTTGCATGCTGGATACGGCCCTCAAGGACGGCCGTCGGCTGTGGGACTTCCTGTCGGAGGCCGACCTCCGGGCTTTCATTGCGGCGGCTCATGAGGCCGGGCTTCTCGTGGCCCTGGCCGGCTCGCTTCAAGCGGAGGACCTCCCCCGCCTCCGGGGCCTCGGGGCCGACGTCGTCGGTGTGCGCTCGGCCGCCTGTCGGGACGGTCGCCGGACCGGTCCCCTGGACGTCGAGCGCCTCCGTCAGCTCCGGGCGCTCTCGTGGGGGTGACGTCGTGACGAAGTCGAACCCCTGACCCCGTGCGGCCTGGGCGACGGCTCTCTCCCTGATTCATCACGCCCAGGCATCGCCCACGCCGAGCAGGTTCATCAGGAGCCGCAGGACCGGCACGAGCAGGGTCCCGAAGAAACCGGGAATCAGAAAGAGGGCCATCAACATGAAGGGCATGAAGGGCTTGGCTTGATACCAGTAGACGAGCCACCGGCGGGGCAGGAGACCCTCGGCGACCCAGCTCCCGTCGAGGGGAAATAGGGGCAGGAGGTTGAAGAGAGCCAAGGCGATATTGAGCTGGACGCCGACGAGGCAGATGGCTAAGACGAGTTCGGCGACCAGGCCCAGGCGGAGGCCGCCGGTAAATGTCAGCCGGAGAAGGTGATACACAAGCGCGAAGAACGTCGCCAACAGCAGATTGCTGACGGGCCCCGCCAGGGCCGTCAGCATCTGGCCCCGCCGGGGGTGCCGAAAGTACCGGGCATCGACGGGCGTCGGCTTGGCCCATCCGATGACGATTCCCCCGGCGATCAGGGAAATCAGGGGCAGGAGGATGGTCCCGATGGGATCGATATGGGGAAGGGGGTTCAAGGTAATACGGCCTTGATAGCGGGCCGTCGGGTCGCCCAGTCGCCAGGCCGTCCAGGCGTGGGCGCTTTCATGGAACGACAGGCTCAAGAGTAAGTGGACAAAGTACAGGAGGACGGTCCACAGGTGAAGCATGGAATCGCTCATGCGTCGACTCCGGGAGGGACTTCGCGGTAAAAGGGCCGTAACTGCTCGACCCACATGGCGAACT
Encoded here:
- a CDS encoding 5-formyltetrahydrofolate cyclo-ligase, which produces MDETTVKDEAALKEELRKRITKARVAEPDKDEKSRVIMEKVFALPAFQEARVVQFYIDAASEVRTRSFIPKAMELGKKVIVPYCTKDEQGDDILRLFPLTSFDELEVGAFNILEPKVSLRDLPDRQWDVRDVDFIIVPGVVFDRRGGRIGHGWAYYDKLLRLARPDCWLVGIAYECQVVDYVPMGPHDVYMDLVVTEQNIYEGLRLKERRR
- the fhcD_2 gene encoding Formyltransferase/hydrolase complex subunit D, producing the protein MSRSLLDLVEDTYVEAFRSVYAAVLITARDKTWLDHAVAAVTGHASSTIMCDCEAGLDRYVYEGTPDGRIGAIVQFHVPKFRKDHVRALELTLIRRLGQDVLTCPTAAVWNVLPTQNAFPIGRKLAFFGDGYQERVRLYDRDVWQVPVMGGVFLAEELIGYADGLMGGMLWLLAEDLDAGLAAAEKAVEAIRHGAPGVIMPFPGGITWSGSKAGSRYKFLFASTNHPFCPTLRDRIPDSRVPEGVRAILEIIINGESVEAVARAMRVGMQAVRDCPGLVRISAGNYGGRLGKTKIYLRELVQGIEGGREIGR
- the rip2 gene encoding Putative zinc metalloprotease Rip2; this translates as MSDSMLHLWTVLLYFVHLLLSLSFHESAHAWTAWRLGDPTARYQGRITLNPLPHIDPIGTILLPLISLIAGGIVIGWAKPTPVDARYFRHPRRGQMLTALAGPVSNLLLATFFALVYHLLRLTFTGGLRLGLVAELVLAICLVGVQLNIALALFNLLPLFPLDGSWVAEGLLPRRWLVYWYQAKPFMPFMLMALFLIPGFFGTLLVPVLRLLMNLLGVGDAWA